Proteins found in one Pectobacterium atrosepticum genomic segment:
- a CDS encoding OmpA family protein codes for MNNPLLTHKKADKEDFWISLSDLMTSLMMIFLLISVVYMIKVQEMVKIPSVYKNTLQGLGQALQLEFKDDLKRWHATIDEDLTVRFQEPNILFTTSSSELKPEFKSILDEFIPRYLGIMTDKKYIDNIEEIRIEGHTSTMWRTGVSENDAYFHNMELSQSRTRTTLSYIMNMPAVSDSKNTLSWFKNHVRAIGFSSAKPIDKEGKTITSPTQIEDSARSQRVEFRVRTNVERQVANIVEKGNKI; via the coding sequence ATGAATAATCCATTACTGACTCACAAAAAAGCAGATAAAGAGGATTTTTGGATCAGCCTGAGTGATTTAATGACCTCTCTGATGATGATATTTTTACTTATCTCCGTTGTCTATATGATAAAAGTACAGGAGATGGTTAAGATTCCATCAGTATATAAAAATACCCTACAGGGGCTTGGTCAAGCATTACAGCTCGAATTCAAGGATGATCTAAAACGTTGGCACGCAACAATCGACGAGGATCTAACAGTACGGTTCCAGGAGCCAAATATTTTATTTACAACCAGTTCCTCTGAGCTAAAGCCGGAATTTAAAAGTATCTTAGATGAATTTATCCCTCGCTACCTTGGTATTATGACTGATAAAAAATATATCGATAACATTGAGGAAATACGTATTGAGGGACATACATCAACGATGTGGCGAACTGGTGTAAGTGAAAATGATGCTTACTTTCATAACATGGAACTGTCTCAGTCAAGAACTCGAACAACTCTGTCATATATTATGAATATGCCTGCTGTTTCAGACTCTAAAAACACCTTAAGCTGGTTTAAAAATCATGTTCGAGCCATTGGGTTTTCTTCAGCAAAACCCATTGATAAAGAAGGAAAAACGATTACATCCCCAACGCAAATTGAAGACAGTGCACGCTCTCAAAGAGTGGAGTTTCGTGTCAGGACAAATGTTGAACGTCAGGTGGCCAATATTGTTGAGAAAGGGAATAAAATATAA